The following proteins are encoded in a genomic region of Ursus arctos isolate Adak ecotype North America unplaced genomic scaffold, UrsArc2.0 scaffold_32, whole genome shotgun sequence:
- the CEP85 gene encoding centrosomal protein of 85 kDa isoform X2: MAMQEKYPSERISHATSPGSGVIQKGSSLGTEWQTPVISEAFRSRFSRCSSVADSGDTAIGTSCSDIAEDFCSSSSSPSFQPIKSHITIPTAHVIPSTLGTSPAKPNSIPAGLSSSKLPLSGLAESVGMTRNGDLGAMKRSPGLSRDFMYLCGAAGENGIEQSWFPAVGHEREEEVWQPNPDPWHPRERSCELSTCRQQLELIRLQMEQMQLQNGAICHHPAAFAPSLPTLEPAQWISILNSNEHLLKEKELLIDKQRKHISQLEQKVRESELQVHSALLGRPAPFGDVCLLRLQELQRENTFLRAQFAQKTEALSKEKIELEKKLSASEVEIQLIRESLKVALQKHSEEGKKQEERVKGRDKHINNLKKKCQKESEQNREKQQRIETLERYLADLPTLEDHQKQSQQLKDSELKSTELQERVTELESLLEETQAACREKEVQLESLRQKGAEFSIRHSLQDKQCVEEASGEGSAQQGEGPKAEMESWQKECDSLRKIVEKQQQKMDQLRLQVQSLEQEVAQEEGTSQALKEEAQRRETALQQLRTAVKELSVQNQDLIEKNLTLQEHLRRAQPGSLSSPDTAHLAFELHQELANCLQDLQAVCSIVTQRAQGHDPNLSLLLGIHSAQHPGTQLDLQKPDVIKRKLEEVQQLRRDIEDLRTTMSDRYAQDMGENCVTQ, encoded by the exons GTTCCGGTGTAATTCAAAAGGGTAGTTCCCTGGGGACTGAATGGCAGACCCCAGTTATCTCAGAGGCTTTTCGGAGTCGCTTCAGCCGCTGTTCAAGTGTAGCTGACAGTGGGGACACAGCCATTGGCACATCGTGCTCAGACATTGCAGAGG ATTTTTGTAGCTCAAGTAGCAGCCCTTCTTTCCAGCCCATCAAAAGCCACATAACCATTCCAACAGCCCATGTGATACCTTCTACTTTGGGGACCTCTCCTGCCAAGCCAAATTCTATACCTGCTGGACTCTCTTCCTCCAAACTCCCTTTGTCAGGGCTGGCTGAAAGTGTGGGGATGACAAGAAATGGAGACCTTGGTGCAATGAAACGTTCTCCAGGCCTGTCTAGAGATTTCATGTATCTTTGTGGTGCTGCTGGAGAAAATGGAATTGAGCAGTCCTGGTTTCCAGCAGTGGGCcatgaaagagaagaagag GTATGGCAGCCGAACCCTGACCCTTGGCACCCCCGTGAGCGATCTTGTGAGCTCAGCACTTGTCGGCAGCAGCTGGAGTTGATCCGTTTACAGATGGAACAAATGCAG CTTCAGAATGGAGCCATCTGCCACCATCCTGCTGCTTTTGCTCCATCACTGCCCACATTAGAGCCAGCACAGTGGATCAGCATCTTAAACAGTAATGAACACCTTCTGAAGGAAAAGGAGCTCCTCATTGACAA GCAGAGGAAACACATCTCTCAGCTGGAGCAGAAAGTACGGGAAAGTGAACTGCAAGTCCACAGTGCCCTTTTGGGCCGCCCTGCCCCCTTTGGGGATGTCTGCTTGCTGAGGCTGCAG GAATTGCAGCGAGAGAACACGTTCTTACGTGCGCAGTTTGCACAGAAGACAGAAGCCCTGAGCAAAGAAAAGATTGAGCTTGAAAAGAAACTCTCTGCTTCAGAAGTTGAAATCCAGCTCATCAGAGAATCACTCAAAGTGGCGTTGCAGAAGCATTCAGAGGAggggaagaaacaggaagaaagg GTAAAGGGTCGTGATAAGCATAtcaataatttgaaaaagaaatgtcagaagGAATCAGAACAGAACCGGGAGAAGCAGCAGCGTATTGAGACCTTGGAGCGCTACCTGGCTGACCTGCCCACCCTGGAAGACCATCAGAAGCAGAGCCAGCAG CTTAAGGATTCCGAGTTGAAGAGTACAGAGCTGCAGGAGAGAGTGACAGAGCTGGAGAGTTTGCTGGAGGAGACCCAGGCAGCCTGCAGAGAGAAGGAGGTTCAACTGGAAAGCCTGAGACAGAAAGGAGCAGAATTCTCCATTAGACACAG CCTGCAAGATAAGCAGTGTGTGGAGGAGGCCAGTGGAGAAGGTTCAGCCCAACAGGGAGAAGGTCCAAAAGCGGAAATGGAGTCCTGGCAGAAAGAATGTGATTCCCTCCGAAAG ATTGTGGAGAAGCAACAGCAGAAGATGGATCAGCTGCGTTTACAAGTACAG AGCCTAGAGCAAGAAGTGGCTCAGGAAGAAGGAACAAGCCAGGCCCTGAAAGAGGAGGCCCAGCGGAGGGAGACAGCCCTACAGCAGCTGCGCACAGCCGTGAAAGAG CTTTCAGTGCAGAACCAGGACCTGATTGAGAAGAATCTGACACTCCAGGAACACCTGCGCCGGGCCCAGCCAGGGTCCCTGTCTTCACCAGACACAGCCCACCTGGCATTTGAGCTGCACCAGGAGTTGGCCAATTGCCTTCAAGATCTGCAGGCTGTCTGTAGCATTGTGACCCAGAGGGCCCAGGGCCATGACCCCaatctctctctgctcctgggcATTCACT CTGCACAGCACCCGGGGACTCAGCTGGATTTGCAGAAGCCGGATGTGATCAAGAGGAAACTAGAAGAGGTTCAACAGCTGCGCCGTGACATCGAGGACTTAAGGACCACCATGTCAGACCGATATGCCCAGGATATGGGAGAAAACTGTGTCACACAGTGA
- the CEP85 gene encoding centrosomal protein of 85 kDa isoform X3 → MAMQEKYPSERISHATSPGSGVIQKGSSLGTEWQTPVISEAFRSRFSRCSSVADSGDTAIGTSCSDIAEDFCSSSSSPSFQPIKSHITIPTAHVIPSTLGTSPAKPNSIPAGLSSSKLPLSGLAESVGMTRNGDLGAMKRSPGLSRDFMYLCGAAGENGIEQSWFPAVGHEREEELQNGAICHHPAAFAPSLPTLEPAQWISILNSNEHLLKEKELLIDKQRKHISQLEQKVRESELQVHSALLGRPAPFGDVCLLRLQELQRENTFLRAQFAQKTEALSKEKIELEKKLSASEVEIQLIRESLKVALQKHSEEGKKQEERVKGRDKHINNLKKKCQKESEQNREKQQRIETLERYLADLPTLEDHQKQSQQLKDSELKSTELQERVTELESLLEETQAACREKEVQLESLRQKGAEFSIRHSLQDKQCVEEASGEGSAQQGEGPKAEMESWQKECDSLRKIVEKQQQKMDQLRLQVQSLEQEVAQEEGTSQALKEEAQRRETALQQLRTAVKELSVQNQDLIEKNLTLQEHLRRAQPGSLSSPDTAHLAFELHQELANCLQDLQAVCSIVTQRAQGHDPNLSLLLGIHSAQHPGTQLDLQKPDVIKRKLEEVQQLRRDIEDLRTTMSDRYAQDMGENCVTQ, encoded by the exons GTTCCGGTGTAATTCAAAAGGGTAGTTCCCTGGGGACTGAATGGCAGACCCCAGTTATCTCAGAGGCTTTTCGGAGTCGCTTCAGCCGCTGTTCAAGTGTAGCTGACAGTGGGGACACAGCCATTGGCACATCGTGCTCAGACATTGCAGAGG ATTTTTGTAGCTCAAGTAGCAGCCCTTCTTTCCAGCCCATCAAAAGCCACATAACCATTCCAACAGCCCATGTGATACCTTCTACTTTGGGGACCTCTCCTGCCAAGCCAAATTCTATACCTGCTGGACTCTCTTCCTCCAAACTCCCTTTGTCAGGGCTGGCTGAAAGTGTGGGGATGACAAGAAATGGAGACCTTGGTGCAATGAAACGTTCTCCAGGCCTGTCTAGAGATTTCATGTATCTTTGTGGTGCTGCTGGAGAAAATGGAATTGAGCAGTCCTGGTTTCCAGCAGTGGGCcatgaaagagaagaagag CTTCAGAATGGAGCCATCTGCCACCATCCTGCTGCTTTTGCTCCATCACTGCCCACATTAGAGCCAGCACAGTGGATCAGCATCTTAAACAGTAATGAACACCTTCTGAAGGAAAAGGAGCTCCTCATTGACAA GCAGAGGAAACACATCTCTCAGCTGGAGCAGAAAGTACGGGAAAGTGAACTGCAAGTCCACAGTGCCCTTTTGGGCCGCCCTGCCCCCTTTGGGGATGTCTGCTTGCTGAGGCTGCAG GAATTGCAGCGAGAGAACACGTTCTTACGTGCGCAGTTTGCACAGAAGACAGAAGCCCTGAGCAAAGAAAAGATTGAGCTTGAAAAGAAACTCTCTGCTTCAGAAGTTGAAATCCAGCTCATCAGAGAATCACTCAAAGTGGCGTTGCAGAAGCATTCAGAGGAggggaagaaacaggaagaaagg GTAAAGGGTCGTGATAAGCATAtcaataatttgaaaaagaaatgtcagaagGAATCAGAACAGAACCGGGAGAAGCAGCAGCGTATTGAGACCTTGGAGCGCTACCTGGCTGACCTGCCCACCCTGGAAGACCATCAGAAGCAGAGCCAGCAG CTTAAGGATTCCGAGTTGAAGAGTACAGAGCTGCAGGAGAGAGTGACAGAGCTGGAGAGTTTGCTGGAGGAGACCCAGGCAGCCTGCAGAGAGAAGGAGGTTCAACTGGAAAGCCTGAGACAGAAAGGAGCAGAATTCTCCATTAGACACAG CCTGCAAGATAAGCAGTGTGTGGAGGAGGCCAGTGGAGAAGGTTCAGCCCAACAGGGAGAAGGTCCAAAAGCGGAAATGGAGTCCTGGCAGAAAGAATGTGATTCCCTCCGAAAG ATTGTGGAGAAGCAACAGCAGAAGATGGATCAGCTGCGTTTACAAGTACAG AGCCTAGAGCAAGAAGTGGCTCAGGAAGAAGGAACAAGCCAGGCCCTGAAAGAGGAGGCCCAGCGGAGGGAGACAGCCCTACAGCAGCTGCGCACAGCCGTGAAAGAG CTTTCAGTGCAGAACCAGGACCTGATTGAGAAGAATCTGACACTCCAGGAACACCTGCGCCGGGCCCAGCCAGGGTCCCTGTCTTCACCAGACACAGCCCACCTGGCATTTGAGCTGCACCAGGAGTTGGCCAATTGCCTTCAAGATCTGCAGGCTGTCTGTAGCATTGTGACCCAGAGGGCCCAGGGCCATGACCCCaatctctctctgctcctgggcATTCACT CTGCACAGCACCCGGGGACTCAGCTGGATTTGCAGAAGCCGGATGTGATCAAGAGGAAACTAGAAGAGGTTCAACAGCTGCGCCGTGACATCGAGGACTTAAGGACCACCATGTCAGACCGATATGCCCAGGATATGGGAGAAAACTGTGTCACACAGTGA
- the CEP85 gene encoding centrosomal protein of 85 kDa isoform X1, with protein sequence MAMQEKYPSERISHATSPGSGVIQKGSSLGTEWQTPVISEAFRSRFSRCSSVADSGDTAIGTSCSDIAEDFCSSSSSPSFQPIKSHITIPTAHVIPSTLGTSPAKPNSIPAGLSSSKLPLSGLAESVGMTRNGDLGAMKRSPGLSRDFMYLCGAAGENGIEQSWFPAVGHEREEEVRKFDIPSMESTLNQSAMMETLYSDPHYQVHFHNPRADTNKELYKVLPETKKAPGSGVVCERNGPHPNSSGVLPLGLQPAPGFSKPLPSQVWQPNPDPWHPRERSCELSTCRQQLELIRLQMEQMQLQNGAICHHPAAFAPSLPTLEPAQWISILNSNEHLLKEKELLIDKQRKHISQLEQKVRESELQVHSALLGRPAPFGDVCLLRLQELQRENTFLRAQFAQKTEALSKEKIELEKKLSASEVEIQLIRESLKVALQKHSEEGKKQEERVKGRDKHINNLKKKCQKESEQNREKQQRIETLERYLADLPTLEDHQKQSQQLKDSELKSTELQERVTELESLLEETQAACREKEVQLESLRQKGAEFSIRHSLQDKQCVEEASGEGSAQQGEGPKAEMESWQKECDSLRKIVEKQQQKMDQLRLQVQSLEQEVAQEEGTSQALKEEAQRRETALQQLRTAVKELSVQNQDLIEKNLTLQEHLRRAQPGSLSSPDTAHLAFELHQELANCLQDLQAVCSIVTQRAQGHDPNLSLLLGIHSAQHPGTQLDLQKPDVIKRKLEEVQQLRRDIEDLRTTMSDRYAQDMGENCVTQ encoded by the exons GTTCCGGTGTAATTCAAAAGGGTAGTTCCCTGGGGACTGAATGGCAGACCCCAGTTATCTCAGAGGCTTTTCGGAGTCGCTTCAGCCGCTGTTCAAGTGTAGCTGACAGTGGGGACACAGCCATTGGCACATCGTGCTCAGACATTGCAGAGG ATTTTTGTAGCTCAAGTAGCAGCCCTTCTTTCCAGCCCATCAAAAGCCACATAACCATTCCAACAGCCCATGTGATACCTTCTACTTTGGGGACCTCTCCTGCCAAGCCAAATTCTATACCTGCTGGACTCTCTTCCTCCAAACTCCCTTTGTCAGGGCTGGCTGAAAGTGTGGGGATGACAAGAAATGGAGACCTTGGTGCAATGAAACGTTCTCCAGGCCTGTCTAGAGATTTCATGTATCTTTGTGGTGCTGCTGGAGAAAATGGAATTGAGCAGTCCTGGTTTCCAGCAGTGGGCcatgaaagagaagaagaggtGAGGAAGTTTGATATTCCCAGTATGGAGTCTACCCTTAATCAGTCGGCAATGATGGAGACACTTTATTCAGATCCCCACTACCAAGTCCACTTTCACAACCCAAGAGCTGACACAAACAAGGAGTTATACAAAGTGTTGCCTGAGACCAAGAAGGCACCGGGCAGTGGGGTGGTGTGTGAGCGGAATGGACCTCACCCTAATAGCAGTGGAGTGCTCCCTTTGGGACTCCAGCCTGCTCCTGGCTTCTCCAAGCCTCTACCCTCTCAGGTATGGCAGCCGAACCCTGACCCTTGGCACCCCCGTGAGCGATCTTGTGAGCTCAGCACTTGTCGGCAGCAGCTGGAGTTGATCCGTTTACAGATGGAACAAATGCAG CTTCAGAATGGAGCCATCTGCCACCATCCTGCTGCTTTTGCTCCATCACTGCCCACATTAGAGCCAGCACAGTGGATCAGCATCTTAAACAGTAATGAACACCTTCTGAAGGAAAAGGAGCTCCTCATTGACAA GCAGAGGAAACACATCTCTCAGCTGGAGCAGAAAGTACGGGAAAGTGAACTGCAAGTCCACAGTGCCCTTTTGGGCCGCCCTGCCCCCTTTGGGGATGTCTGCTTGCTGAGGCTGCAG GAATTGCAGCGAGAGAACACGTTCTTACGTGCGCAGTTTGCACAGAAGACAGAAGCCCTGAGCAAAGAAAAGATTGAGCTTGAAAAGAAACTCTCTGCTTCAGAAGTTGAAATCCAGCTCATCAGAGAATCACTCAAAGTGGCGTTGCAGAAGCATTCAGAGGAggggaagaaacaggaagaaagg GTAAAGGGTCGTGATAAGCATAtcaataatttgaaaaagaaatgtcagaagGAATCAGAACAGAACCGGGAGAAGCAGCAGCGTATTGAGACCTTGGAGCGCTACCTGGCTGACCTGCCCACCCTGGAAGACCATCAGAAGCAGAGCCAGCAG CTTAAGGATTCCGAGTTGAAGAGTACAGAGCTGCAGGAGAGAGTGACAGAGCTGGAGAGTTTGCTGGAGGAGACCCAGGCAGCCTGCAGAGAGAAGGAGGTTCAACTGGAAAGCCTGAGACAGAAAGGAGCAGAATTCTCCATTAGACACAG CCTGCAAGATAAGCAGTGTGTGGAGGAGGCCAGTGGAGAAGGTTCAGCCCAACAGGGAGAAGGTCCAAAAGCGGAAATGGAGTCCTGGCAGAAAGAATGTGATTCCCTCCGAAAG ATTGTGGAGAAGCAACAGCAGAAGATGGATCAGCTGCGTTTACAAGTACAG AGCCTAGAGCAAGAAGTGGCTCAGGAAGAAGGAACAAGCCAGGCCCTGAAAGAGGAGGCCCAGCGGAGGGAGACAGCCCTACAGCAGCTGCGCACAGCCGTGAAAGAG CTTTCAGTGCAGAACCAGGACCTGATTGAGAAGAATCTGACACTCCAGGAACACCTGCGCCGGGCCCAGCCAGGGTCCCTGTCTTCACCAGACACAGCCCACCTGGCATTTGAGCTGCACCAGGAGTTGGCCAATTGCCTTCAAGATCTGCAGGCTGTCTGTAGCATTGTGACCCAGAGGGCCCAGGGCCATGACCCCaatctctctctgctcctgggcATTCACT CTGCACAGCACCCGGGGACTCAGCTGGATTTGCAGAAGCCGGATGTGATCAAGAGGAAACTAGAAGAGGTTCAACAGCTGCGCCGTGACATCGAGGACTTAAGGACCACCATGTCAGACCGATATGCCCAGGATATGGGAGAAAACTGTGTCACACAGTGA
- the CEP85 gene encoding centrosomal protein of 85 kDa isoform X5, with product MAMQEKYPSERISHATSPGSGVIQKGSSLGTEWQTPVISEAFRSRFSRCSSVADSGDTAIGTSCSDIAEDFCSSSSSPSFQPIKSHITIPTAHVIPSTLGTSPAKPNSIPAGLSSSKLPLSGLAESVGMTRNGDLGAMKRSPGLSRDFMYLCGAAGENGIEQSWFPAVGHEREEEVRKFDIPSMESTLNQSAMMETLYSDPHYQVHFHNPRADTNKELYKVLPETKKAPGSGVVCERNGPHPNSSGVLPLGLQPAPGFSKPLPSQVWQPNPDPWHPRERSCELSTCRQQLELIRLQMEQMQLQNGAICHHPAAFAPSLPTLEPAQWISILNSNEHLLKEKELLIDKQRKHISQLEQKVRESELQVHSALLGRPAPFGDVCLLRLQELQRENTFLRAQFAQKTEALSKEKIELEKKLSASEVEIQLIRESLKVALQKHSEEGKKQEERVKGRDKHINNLKKKCQKESEQNREKQQRIETLERYLADLPTLEDHQKQSQQLKDSELKSTELQERVTELESLLEETQAACREKEVQLESLRQKGAEFSIRHSLQDKQCVEEASGEGSAQQGEGPKAEMESWQKECDSLRKIVEKQQQKMDQLRLQVQLHSTRGLSWICRSRM from the exons GTTCCGGTGTAATTCAAAAGGGTAGTTCCCTGGGGACTGAATGGCAGACCCCAGTTATCTCAGAGGCTTTTCGGAGTCGCTTCAGCCGCTGTTCAAGTGTAGCTGACAGTGGGGACACAGCCATTGGCACATCGTGCTCAGACATTGCAGAGG ATTTTTGTAGCTCAAGTAGCAGCCCTTCTTTCCAGCCCATCAAAAGCCACATAACCATTCCAACAGCCCATGTGATACCTTCTACTTTGGGGACCTCTCCTGCCAAGCCAAATTCTATACCTGCTGGACTCTCTTCCTCCAAACTCCCTTTGTCAGGGCTGGCTGAAAGTGTGGGGATGACAAGAAATGGAGACCTTGGTGCAATGAAACGTTCTCCAGGCCTGTCTAGAGATTTCATGTATCTTTGTGGTGCTGCTGGAGAAAATGGAATTGAGCAGTCCTGGTTTCCAGCAGTGGGCcatgaaagagaagaagaggtGAGGAAGTTTGATATTCCCAGTATGGAGTCTACCCTTAATCAGTCGGCAATGATGGAGACACTTTATTCAGATCCCCACTACCAAGTCCACTTTCACAACCCAAGAGCTGACACAAACAAGGAGTTATACAAAGTGTTGCCTGAGACCAAGAAGGCACCGGGCAGTGGGGTGGTGTGTGAGCGGAATGGACCTCACCCTAATAGCAGTGGAGTGCTCCCTTTGGGACTCCAGCCTGCTCCTGGCTTCTCCAAGCCTCTACCCTCTCAGGTATGGCAGCCGAACCCTGACCCTTGGCACCCCCGTGAGCGATCTTGTGAGCTCAGCACTTGTCGGCAGCAGCTGGAGTTGATCCGTTTACAGATGGAACAAATGCAG CTTCAGAATGGAGCCATCTGCCACCATCCTGCTGCTTTTGCTCCATCACTGCCCACATTAGAGCCAGCACAGTGGATCAGCATCTTAAACAGTAATGAACACCTTCTGAAGGAAAAGGAGCTCCTCATTGACAA GCAGAGGAAACACATCTCTCAGCTGGAGCAGAAAGTACGGGAAAGTGAACTGCAAGTCCACAGTGCCCTTTTGGGCCGCCCTGCCCCCTTTGGGGATGTCTGCTTGCTGAGGCTGCAG GAATTGCAGCGAGAGAACACGTTCTTACGTGCGCAGTTTGCACAGAAGACAGAAGCCCTGAGCAAAGAAAAGATTGAGCTTGAAAAGAAACTCTCTGCTTCAGAAGTTGAAATCCAGCTCATCAGAGAATCACTCAAAGTGGCGTTGCAGAAGCATTCAGAGGAggggaagaaacaggaagaaagg GTAAAGGGTCGTGATAAGCATAtcaataatttgaaaaagaaatgtcagaagGAATCAGAACAGAACCGGGAGAAGCAGCAGCGTATTGAGACCTTGGAGCGCTACCTGGCTGACCTGCCCACCCTGGAAGACCATCAGAAGCAGAGCCAGCAG CTTAAGGATTCCGAGTTGAAGAGTACAGAGCTGCAGGAGAGAGTGACAGAGCTGGAGAGTTTGCTGGAGGAGACCCAGGCAGCCTGCAGAGAGAAGGAGGTTCAACTGGAAAGCCTGAGACAGAAAGGAGCAGAATTCTCCATTAGACACAG CCTGCAAGATAAGCAGTGTGTGGAGGAGGCCAGTGGAGAAGGTTCAGCCCAACAGGGAGAAGGTCCAAAAGCGGAAATGGAGTCCTGGCAGAAAGAATGTGATTCCCTCCGAAAG ATTGTGGAGAAGCAACAGCAGAAGATGGATCAGCTGCGTTTACAAGTACAG CTGCACAGCACCCGGGGACTCAGCTGGATTTGCAGAAGCCGGATGTGA
- the CEP85 gene encoding centrosomal protein of 85 kDa isoform X4, translating to MTRNGDLGAMKRSPGLSRDFMYLCGAAGENGIEQSWFPAVGHEREEEVRKFDIPSMESTLNQSAMMETLYSDPHYQVHFHNPRADTNKELYKVLPETKKAPGSGVVCERNGPHPNSSGVLPLGLQPAPGFSKPLPSQVWQPNPDPWHPRERSCELSTCRQQLELIRLQMEQMQLQNGAICHHPAAFAPSLPTLEPAQWISILNSNEHLLKEKELLIDKQRKHISQLEQKVRESELQVHSALLGRPAPFGDVCLLRLQELQRENTFLRAQFAQKTEALSKEKIELEKKLSASEVEIQLIRESLKVALQKHSEEGKKQEERVKGRDKHINNLKKKCQKESEQNREKQQRIETLERYLADLPTLEDHQKQSQQLKDSELKSTELQERVTELESLLEETQAACREKEVQLESLRQKGAEFSIRHSLQDKQCVEEASGEGSAQQGEGPKAEMESWQKECDSLRKIVEKQQQKMDQLRLQVQSLEQEVAQEEGTSQALKEEAQRRETALQQLRTAVKELSVQNQDLIEKNLTLQEHLRRAQPGSLSSPDTAHLAFELHQELANCLQDLQAVCSIVTQRAQGHDPNLSLLLGIHSAQHPGTQLDLQKPDVIKRKLEEVQQLRRDIEDLRTTMSDRYAQDMGENCVTQ from the exons ATGACAAGAAATGGAGACCTTGGTGCAATGAAACGTTCTCCAGGCCTGTCTAGAGATTTCATGTATCTTTGTGGTGCTGCTGGAGAAAATGGAATTGAGCAGTCCTGGTTTCCAGCAGTGGGCcatgaaagagaagaagaggtGAGGAAGTTTGATATTCCCAGTATGGAGTCTACCCTTAATCAGTCGGCAATGATGGAGACACTTTATTCAGATCCCCACTACCAAGTCCACTTTCACAACCCAAGAGCTGACACAAACAAGGAGTTATACAAAGTGTTGCCTGAGACCAAGAAGGCACCGGGCAGTGGGGTGGTGTGTGAGCGGAATGGACCTCACCCTAATAGCAGTGGAGTGCTCCCTTTGGGACTCCAGCCTGCTCCTGGCTTCTCCAAGCCTCTACCCTCTCAGGTATGGCAGCCGAACCCTGACCCTTGGCACCCCCGTGAGCGATCTTGTGAGCTCAGCACTTGTCGGCAGCAGCTGGAGTTGATCCGTTTACAGATGGAACAAATGCAG CTTCAGAATGGAGCCATCTGCCACCATCCTGCTGCTTTTGCTCCATCACTGCCCACATTAGAGCCAGCACAGTGGATCAGCATCTTAAACAGTAATGAACACCTTCTGAAGGAAAAGGAGCTCCTCATTGACAA GCAGAGGAAACACATCTCTCAGCTGGAGCAGAAAGTACGGGAAAGTGAACTGCAAGTCCACAGTGCCCTTTTGGGCCGCCCTGCCCCCTTTGGGGATGTCTGCTTGCTGAGGCTGCAG GAATTGCAGCGAGAGAACACGTTCTTACGTGCGCAGTTTGCACAGAAGACAGAAGCCCTGAGCAAAGAAAAGATTGAGCTTGAAAAGAAACTCTCTGCTTCAGAAGTTGAAATCCAGCTCATCAGAGAATCACTCAAAGTGGCGTTGCAGAAGCATTCAGAGGAggggaagaaacaggaagaaagg GTAAAGGGTCGTGATAAGCATAtcaataatttgaaaaagaaatgtcagaagGAATCAGAACAGAACCGGGAGAAGCAGCAGCGTATTGAGACCTTGGAGCGCTACCTGGCTGACCTGCCCACCCTGGAAGACCATCAGAAGCAGAGCCAGCAG CTTAAGGATTCCGAGTTGAAGAGTACAGAGCTGCAGGAGAGAGTGACAGAGCTGGAGAGTTTGCTGGAGGAGACCCAGGCAGCCTGCAGAGAGAAGGAGGTTCAACTGGAAAGCCTGAGACAGAAAGGAGCAGAATTCTCCATTAGACACAG CCTGCAAGATAAGCAGTGTGTGGAGGAGGCCAGTGGAGAAGGTTCAGCCCAACAGGGAGAAGGTCCAAAAGCGGAAATGGAGTCCTGGCAGAAAGAATGTGATTCCCTCCGAAAG ATTGTGGAGAAGCAACAGCAGAAGATGGATCAGCTGCGTTTACAAGTACAG AGCCTAGAGCAAGAAGTGGCTCAGGAAGAAGGAACAAGCCAGGCCCTGAAAGAGGAGGCCCAGCGGAGGGAGACAGCCCTACAGCAGCTGCGCACAGCCGTGAAAGAG CTTTCAGTGCAGAACCAGGACCTGATTGAGAAGAATCTGACACTCCAGGAACACCTGCGCCGGGCCCAGCCAGGGTCCCTGTCTTCACCAGACACAGCCCACCTGGCATTTGAGCTGCACCAGGAGTTGGCCAATTGCCTTCAAGATCTGCAGGCTGTCTGTAGCATTGTGACCCAGAGGGCCCAGGGCCATGACCCCaatctctctctgctcctgggcATTCACT CTGCACAGCACCCGGGGACTCAGCTGGATTTGCAGAAGCCGGATGTGATCAAGAGGAAACTAGAAGAGGTTCAACAGCTGCGCCGTGACATCGAGGACTTAAGGACCACCATGTCAGACCGATATGCCCAGGATATGGGAGAAAACTGTGTCACACAGTGA
- the SH3BGRL3 gene encoding SH3 domain-binding glutamic acid-rich-like protein 3, with amino-acid sequence MSGLRVYSTSVTGSREIKSQQSEVTRILDGKRIQYQLVDISQDNALRDEMRALAGNPKATPPQIVNGDQYCGDYELFVEAVEQNTLQEFLKLA; translated from the exons ATGAGCGGCCTGCGCGTCTACAGCACGTCGGTCACCGGCTCGCGTGAA ATCAAGTCCCAGCAGAGCGAGGTGACCCGCATCCTGGATGGGAAGCGCATCCAGTACCAGCTAGTGGACATCTCCCAGGACAACGCCCTGCGGGATGAGATGCGAGCCTTGGCGGGCAACCCCAAGGCCACCCCACCCCAGATTGTCAACGGGGACCAGTACTGTGGG gaCTATGAGCTCTTCGTGGAGGCGGTGGAACAGAACACACTGCAGGAGTTCCTGAAGCTGGCCTGA